One Dromiciops gliroides isolate mDroGli1 chromosome 3, mDroGli1.pri, whole genome shotgun sequence DNA segment encodes these proteins:
- the HIKESHI gene encoding protein Hikeshi isoform X1: MFGCLVAGRLVQTVAQQVAEDKFVFDLPDYQSINHVVVFMLGTVPFPDGMGGSVYFSYPDSSGMPVWQLLGFVTNGKPSAIFKISGLKSGEGSQHPFGAMNITRTPTVAQIGISVELLDNLAQLTPVGNAAVSSVDSFTQFTQKMLDNFYNFASSFAVSQAQMTPNPSEVFIPANVVLKWYENFQRRLTQNPLFWKT, encoded by the exons ATGTTCGGCTGCCTGGTGGCCGGGAGGCTG gtGCAAACAGTTGCACAGCAAGTGGCAGAGGATAAATTTGTATTTGACTTACCTGATTATCAAAGTATCAACCATGTCGTGGTGTTTATGCTGGGAACAGTCCCATTTCCTGATGGCATGGGAGGATCTGTCTACTTTTCATATCCTGATTCAAGTGGAATGCCAGTATGGCAGCTCTTGGGGTTTGTCACGAATGGGAAACCAAGTGCCATCTTCAAAATTTCAGGTCTTAAATCTG GAGAAGGCAGCCAGCATCCTTTTGGAGCCATGAATATTACCCGTACTCCTACTGTTGCACAGATTGGCATTTCAGTGGAATTACTGGATAATCTGGCCCAGTTGACTCCTGTGGGCAATGCTGCTGTGTCATCAGTTGATTCGTTCACTCAG TTTACTCAGAAGATGTTGGATAACTTCTACAATTTTGCTTCATCATTTGCTGTGTCTCAGGCCCAGATGACACCAAATCCATCTGAAGTTTTTATTCCGGCAAACGTGGTTCTGAAATG gtATGAAAACTTTCAAAGGCGACTAACCCAGAACCCTCTTTTTTGGAAAACATGA
- the HIKESHI gene encoding protein Hikeshi isoform X2, with protein MFGCLVAGRLVQTVAQQVAEDKFVFDLPDYQSINHVVVFMLGTVPFPDGMGGSVYFSYPDSSGMPVWQLLGFVTNGKPSAIFKISGLKSGEGSQHPFGAMNITRTPTVAQIGISVELLDNLAQLTPVGNAAVSSVDSFTQFTQKMLDNFYNFASSFAVSQAQMTPNPSEVFIPANVVLKCFATLDKPLKETTKFLHL; from the exons ATGTTCGGCTGCCTGGTGGCCGGGAGGCTG gtGCAAACAGTTGCACAGCAAGTGGCAGAGGATAAATTTGTATTTGACTTACCTGATTATCAAAGTATCAACCATGTCGTGGTGTTTATGCTGGGAACAGTCCCATTTCCTGATGGCATGGGAGGATCTGTCTACTTTTCATATCCTGATTCAAGTGGAATGCCAGTATGGCAGCTCTTGGGGTTTGTCACGAATGGGAAACCAAGTGCCATCTTCAAAATTTCAGGTCTTAAATCTG GAGAAGGCAGCCAGCATCCTTTTGGAGCCATGAATATTACCCGTACTCCTACTGTTGCACAGATTGGCATTTCAGTGGAATTACTGGATAATCTGGCCCAGTTGACTCCTGTGGGCAATGCTGCTGTGTCATCAGTTGATTCGTTCACTCAG TTTACTCAGAAGATGTTGGATAACTTCTACAATTTTGCTTCATCATTTGCTGTGTCTCAGGCCCAGATGACACCAAATCCATCTGAAGTTTTTATTCCGGCAAACGTGGTTCTGAAATG CTTCGCAACCTTGGATAAGCCACTCAAGGAAACGActaagtttcttcacctgtaa